A genomic segment from Geitlerinema sp. PCC 7407 encodes:
- the rppA gene encoding two-component system response regulator RppA: MRILLVEDEPDLGEAIQKTLRREKYIVDWTLDGEEAWHYLTNPWTQYTLAIFDWLLPNLSGLALCEQLRATGSTLPVLMLTAKDAMADKVRGLDAGADDYLVKPFGMAELLARLRALQRRSPQIQPARIQVGQLILEYGSSTVTLPSPQGEQVIPLTSKEFQLLEYFLRHPQQILTRDQLLNQLWDVEAETVSNVVAAQVRLLRRKLAEYGCPTLIETVHGQGYRLILHESP, from the coding sequence ATGCGGATTCTGCTTGTCGAAGATGAGCCCGACTTGGGGGAAGCCATTCAGAAGACGCTTCGCCGAGAAAAGTACATCGTGGACTGGACCCTCGATGGGGAAGAGGCTTGGCACTACCTCACCAACCCCTGGACCCAGTACACGCTGGCGATTTTTGATTGGCTGCTGCCGAATTTGTCGGGGCTGGCGCTGTGTGAGCAGCTGCGGGCGACGGGGAGCACGCTGCCGGTGCTGATGCTGACCGCCAAAGATGCCATGGCCGACAAGGTCCGCGGCCTGGATGCGGGGGCCGATGACTACCTGGTTAAACCTTTTGGTATGGCGGAGCTGCTGGCCCGGCTGCGGGCGCTTCAGCGGCGATCGCCCCAAATTCAGCCAGCGCGCATTCAGGTAGGCCAGCTCATCTTGGAGTACGGTAGCTCCACGGTCACTCTGCCCTCGCCCCAGGGGGAGCAGGTGATTCCGCTGACCTCCAAGGAGTTTCAGCTCCTGGAATATTTCCTGCGCCATCCCCAGCAGATTTTGACCCGCGATCAGCTGCTCAACCAGCTCTGGGACGTGGAAGCGGAAACCGTGAGCAACGTGGTGGCGGCCCAGGTGCGCCTGCTGCGCCGCAAGCTGGCGGAATATGGCTGCCCAACCCTGATCGAAACTGTCCATGGCCAGGGCTACCGCCTGATTCTCCATGAATCGCCATAG
- the rppB gene encoding two-component system sensor histidine kinase RppB: protein MNRHRLFRRTYWRLAGLYTGVMALILLGCGVTLYHWLAYARHQTLDREIASVAGTLHDSIEPLLKRADRLEPEIIALVPGLCVVAAGCPQPAAIERIHILGTVPQKGYYVRFFDRQGALLAIAGLTREQLPVQTPDTGWQMQRSAGGDRYRQMTLLLKTRTGRSWGYMVVGRSLAEVERDIITLRTWLLLGLPVGLLLIGSASVWLARVAMQPVYRSYEQIQQFTADAAHELRTPLAAIRATVESTLQTPDLSGESRSALETVQRQNRRLALLVQDLLFLSRLDLQGLPVKVERCHLSEILADLVEEFAEMAIAAEVELQLQSQTSEAVVIGSADQLYRLFTNLIVNAIQYTPPGGQVTVSLETLDSCALVQVRDTGIGIAPENLPHIFDRFYRVGGDRSRKTGGAGLGLAIARAITELHHGTLQVHSQPAQGATFSVRLPLAPALEP, encoded by the coding sequence ATGAATCGCCATAGGCTGTTTCGCCGGACCTACTGGCGGCTGGCGGGGCTGTATACCGGCGTGATGGCGCTGATTTTGCTGGGCTGCGGCGTCACGCTGTACCACTGGCTGGCCTACGCTCGCCACCAGACCCTCGATCGCGAGATCGCGTCGGTGGCTGGCACCCTCCACGACAGCATCGAGCCTTTGCTGAAGCGGGCCGATCGCCTCGAACCCGAGATAATCGCGCTGGTGCCGGGGCTGTGCGTGGTGGCGGCGGGCTGCCCCCAGCCTGCGGCCATCGAGCGCATTCACATCTTGGGCACGGTGCCCCAAAAGGGGTACTACGTGCGATTTTTCGATCGTCAGGGCGCGCTGCTGGCGATCGCCGGTCTCACTCGCGAACAGCTGCCGGTCCAGACTCCCGACACTGGCTGGCAAATGCAGCGGTCCGCTGGGGGCGATCGCTACCGGCAGATGACGCTGCTGCTCAAGACGCGCACTGGCCGATCTTGGGGCTACATGGTTGTCGGCCGCAGCCTCGCTGAGGTTGAGCGAGACATTATCACCCTGCGCACTTGGCTGCTGCTGGGTCTGCCAGTGGGGCTGCTGCTGATCGGCAGCGCCAGCGTCTGGCTGGCGCGGGTGGCCATGCAGCCGGTGTATCGCTCCTACGAGCAGATTCAGCAGTTCACAGCCGATGCGGCCCATGAGCTGCGCACGCCCCTGGCCGCGATCCGCGCCACGGTGGAGTCGACGCTCCAGACCCCCGACCTTTCGGGGGAGAGCCGCAGCGCCCTCGAGACGGTCCAGCGCCAAAATCGACGCTTGGCGCTGCTGGTGCAGGATTTGCTTTTTCTATCGCGCCTGGATTTGCAGGGGCTGCCCGTCAAGGTAGAGCGGTGCCATCTGTCCGAGATTTTGGCTGATTTAGTAGAAGAATTTGCCGAAATGGCGATCGCCGCTGAGGTGGAGCTCCAGCTCCAGTCCCAGACTTCAGAGGCCGTGGTGATCGGCAGCGCCGATCAGCTCTATCGCCTGTTTACAAACCTGATCGTGAATGCCATTCAGTACACGCCGCCGGGGGGCCAGGTGACGGTCAGCCTCGAAACCCTCGACTCCTGCGCCCTGGTGCAGGTGCGCGATACGGGCATCGGCATCGCCCCGGAGAACCTGCCCCACATCTTCGATCGGTTCTATCGGGTGGGGGGCGATCGCTCCCGCAAAACCGGCGGCGCGGGCCTGGGGCTGGCGATCGCCCGCGCCATCACCGAGCTGCACCACGGCACTCTCCAGGTCCACAGCCAGCCCGCTCAGGGAGCCACCTTCAGCGTCCGGCTCCCCCTCGCCCCGGCCTTGGAGCCGTAA
- a CDS encoding CIA30 family protein → MSQSTSSRWDLGRFFKTMAYFGAIPLLSELDWFQQWLGSRSHPRLSVDDLAPDSAMTASSQVLLLLNGATPLGHALAQSALAAGYQVRSLISVHQAPTPTLPAGVTAIPVDFHNPDSLPSSLLAQVDHVIVCDDALPPAFLQALLTHWTPKTPQRSLFDFGQPTGNLAETWGAIDDVVMGGVSESGLRLGPNSAFFTGVVSTANSGGFASVRTRNFEPPLNLSPYDGVALRVRGDGQRYKFMLRTEGGWDSVAYCASFDTVAGQWCEVRLPFRELVPVFRAKTQPQLGALAADRVRAFQLMLSKFEYDGALNPHFSPGAFQLEIEAIAAYRASHPAACLVLTAQPSSAIADCAQASPIPCTLVPAADPDAALQRCLELLKGRPE, encoded by the coding sequence ATGTCTCAGTCGACTTCTTCCCGTTGGGATTTGGGCCGCTTTTTCAAGACCATGGCCTACTTTGGCGCGATTCCGCTGCTCAGCGAGCTGGACTGGTTTCAGCAGTGGCTAGGCAGCCGCTCCCACCCCCGTTTGTCTGTTGATGATTTGGCTCCGGATTCTGCTATGACTGCGTCTTCTCAAGTGCTGCTACTGCTCAATGGCGCGACGCCCCTGGGCCATGCCCTGGCCCAAAGCGCCCTGGCGGCGGGCTACCAGGTGCGATCGCTAATCTCAGTCCACCAGGCCCCGACCCCCACCCTGCCAGCGGGAGTCACGGCCATCCCGGTGGATTTTCACAATCCCGACTCTTTGCCCAGTAGCCTGCTGGCCCAGGTGGATCACGTGATCGTCTGTGATGATGCGTTGCCGCCGGCCTTTCTTCAGGCGCTGCTGACCCACTGGACGCCCAAAACGCCCCAGCGATCGCTGTTTGACTTTGGGCAGCCGACGGGGAATCTGGCGGAGACCTGGGGAGCGATCGACGATGTGGTGATGGGCGGCGTCAGCGAAAGCGGCCTGCGCCTGGGACCGAATTCCGCCTTTTTCACAGGGGTCGTGTCCACCGCCAACTCGGGGGGCTTTGCGTCGGTGCGCACCCGCAACTTCGAGCCGCCCCTGAATCTGTCGCCCTACGACGGCGTGGCGCTGCGGGTGCGGGGAGACGGCCAGCGCTACAAGTTTATGCTGCGCACCGAGGGCGGCTGGGACAGCGTGGCCTACTGCGCGTCCTTTGATACGGTGGCGGGCCAGTGGTGCGAGGTGCGTCTGCCCTTTCGGGAACTGGTGCCGGTGTTTCGGGCCAAAACCCAGCCTCAGCTTGGGGCGCTTGCTGCCGATCGGGTGCGGGCCTTTCAGCTGATGCTGAGCAAGTTCGAGTATGACGGCGCCCTCAATCCGCACTTTTCGCCGGGGGCCTTTCAGCTCGAAATCGAGGCGATCGCCGCTTACCGGGCGTCCCACCCCGCTGCTTGCCTGGTTTTGACCGCTCAGCCTTCTAGCGCGATCGCAGACTGCGCCCAGGCTAGCCCGATTCCCTGCACCCTCGTTCCCGCCGCCGACCCCGACGCAGCTCTCCAGCGCTGCCTTGAGCTGCTGAAAGGGCGACCGGAATAG
- a CDS encoding lysophospholipid acyltransferase family protein — protein MADGVAKMGWSLTERDPQVIDRLMPIWEWLYRYYFRVETDGWEHVSSQEKVLLVGSHNGGLAAPDMFMMMYDWFRRFGTRRPVYGLMHPTVWQVAPPVAHFTEKLGAVMAHPKMAIAALRQGASVLVYPGGPQDVFRPHNDRFKIHFADRQGFIKLALREQVPIVPAISVGAHDTLIVLTDLYDWAKQLHAWGMPWLFDVDPQVFPIYLGLPWGLSVGPLPNIPLPVQIRTRVCAPIVFERYGPEAARDRAYVEACYWRVLTQMQTELDRLVMGLPGLPATPAQSPDPQVPAPPTAAV, from the coding sequence ATGGCTGATGGTGTTGCAAAGATGGGATGGTCCCTGACGGAGCGCGATCCCCAGGTGATCGATCGGCTGATGCCCATTTGGGAATGGCTGTATCGTTACTATTTCCGGGTGGAGACCGACGGCTGGGAGCATGTTTCGTCCCAGGAGAAAGTGCTGCTTGTGGGCTCTCACAATGGCGGTCTGGCCGCGCCGGACATGTTCATGATGATGTATGACTGGTTTCGGCGCTTTGGTACGCGGCGTCCGGTCTATGGGCTGATGCACCCGACGGTGTGGCAGGTGGCGCCACCCGTGGCCCACTTCACCGAAAAGCTGGGCGCTGTAATGGCCCACCCCAAGATGGCGATCGCGGCCTTGCGCCAGGGGGCCAGCGTGCTGGTGTATCCGGGCGGACCGCAGGACGTCTTTCGGCCCCACAACGATCGCTTCAAGATTCACTTCGCCGATCGCCAAGGATTTATCAAGCTGGCGCTGCGGGAGCAGGTGCCCATTGTGCCGGCGATTTCGGTAGGGGCTCACGATACCCTGATCGTGCTGACGGACCTCTACGACTGGGCCAAACAGCTCCACGCCTGGGGCATGCCCTGGCTGTTTGATGTGGACCCCCAGGTGTTCCCGATTTATCTGGGGCTGCCCTGGGGGCTGTCGGTGGGGCCGCTGCCCAATATTCCGCTGCCGGTCCAGATCCGCACGCGGGTGTGCGCGCCGATCGTGTTTGAGCGCTACGGCCCGGAGGCCGCGCGCGATCGCGCCTACGTGGAGGCCTGCTACTGGCGGGTGCTGACCCAGATGCAAACCGAGCTCGATCGCCTGGTCATGGGCCTGCCGGGGCTGCCCGCTACGCCCGCCCAAAGCCCTGACCCGCAGGTCCCAGCGCCTCCAACCGCCGCAGTCTAG
- a CDS encoding tetratricopeptide repeat protein: protein MKRQPSTASALSLRSGLILSTFLLSFGLSVGVGRAQTEDTETPETEAPTTEAVDEAPALGGDERQELERLRNEQRVQAQVQAQANQAFSRTTTLFNIMLGVLALLLAAAIAALYLLRRAVIHEVTDIVKAHLNELHDLENRITSANTELQAMLRETEAATDAVDQESAAFRQVVGVERETLELVVQEVQSTKQAQIEALQEILASAKATLAEREAAFAEKLRAIQADAEAQKETILASVTALASDFRPQLSDLQDEAIEEKTSLLEKLRAAEESFGSEIAALTAMAQERRTVVLAELEQVRTDFGPAVEALRTEVVQEKEATVRSLAEAAAAFGAHLKTLRSDAEGDRASTIQHLKTLANDFSPQLATLQAEVERQQAVILEALAQTEAAFGTRLAALETEAKGRQSEVLSGLETAQADYQQHLSGLETGALEAREAAVQRLREVEAGFAPSLAELETQAREKASDEQNRVLGSLAALSQSLTEQATADREAIAQAREAQIQHLQTVAAEFADQVKADREAIAQQREAHSQHLADLQAEFSGQIAGWREALQGQQGDVLSGLQQLETDYREKLAATQADLQGRADRIYQGLETLKAEVSNQFETLQRSLTERQSAALDQVETLETAATQQLGELQTMVQARKDETLQTIERLEQTLADQMKLVQEDAQAQKAEILGKLADITPTAIAAEAMANVLEQIQELSERLERLSTNHPELFLTPDDHITEADALFLEGRFEEAIAQYDQALAVRSDLPEVWRQRGDALWELQQYEGAIESWDQVLAAEPEDSRCWFQRGLALRELRRYEGALSAFNRVVELEPENERAWFNRGMALGRLRQLEEAVTSFDKAVELKPDYHEAWVDRGVALGKMQRHKEAFESFDQAVQVTPGDAVAWLNRGLALEVLERFDDAIASYEQALTVNPDLYKAWNYKGYLLVKQEKDDEAIACFDQALAIQPDYAVAHYNKAACFGLQGRLKQALESLSQAIALNPRYREEVRNDPDFDAIADDDRFWQLLEG from the coding sequence ATGAAGCGTCAACCATCCACGGCTTCGGCCCTATCACTGCGGAGCGGCCTGATTCTCTCGACCTTCCTGCTATCGTTTGGGCTGTCGGTGGGGGTAGGACGCGCTCAGACCGAAGACACCGAGACGCCGGAGACCGAAGCGCCCACTACCGAAGCCGTGGACGAAGCCCCGGCCTTGGGGGGAGACGAGCGCCAAGAGCTGGAGCGTCTGCGCAACGAGCAGCGAGTCCAGGCCCAGGTCCAGGCCCAGGCCAATCAGGCCTTTAGCCGGACGACCACGCTGTTTAACATCATGCTGGGGGTGCTGGCCCTGCTGCTGGCGGCTGCGATCGCGGCTCTGTACCTGCTGCGGCGAGCGGTGATCCACGAAGTCACCGACATCGTCAAAGCGCACCTCAACGAGCTGCACGACCTCGAAAACCGAATTACCAGCGCCAACACCGAGCTGCAGGCCATGCTGCGGGAAACCGAAGCCGCCACCGATGCGGTGGATCAAGAATCGGCTGCTTTCCGGCAGGTCGTCGGGGTGGAGCGCGAAACCCTGGAGCTAGTTGTCCAGGAGGTCCAGTCCACCAAGCAAGCCCAAATTGAGGCGCTGCAAGAAATCTTGGCCTCGGCGAAGGCTACGCTCGCGGAGCGGGAAGCCGCCTTCGCAGAAAAGTTGCGGGCCATCCAGGCGGACGCAGAGGCCCAGAAAGAAACCATTTTGGCCAGCGTGACGGCCCTGGCCTCGGACTTCCGGCCCCAGCTGTCGGATCTCCAAGACGAAGCGATCGAAGAAAAAACCAGCCTGCTAGAGAAGCTGCGGGCAGCCGAAGAGAGCTTTGGCAGCGAAATTGCGGCGCTGACGGCCATGGCCCAGGAGCGGCGGACGGTGGTCCTGGCGGAGCTGGAGCAGGTGCGGACCGACTTCGGGCCAGCGGTGGAGGCCCTGCGGACCGAAGTGGTGCAAGAAAAAGAGGCCACGGTGCGATCGCTGGCTGAAGCCGCCGCGGCCTTTGGCGCGCACCTGAAGACCCTGCGCAGCGACGCGGAGGGCGATCGCGCATCTACGATTCAGCATCTCAAGACCCTGGCCAATGACTTCTCGCCCCAGCTGGCGACGTTGCAGGCGGAAGTCGAGCGCCAGCAGGCCGTGATCTTGGAGGCGCTGGCCCAGACGGAGGCAGCCTTTGGGACGCGCCTAGCCGCCCTGGAGACGGAGGCAAAAGGCCGCCAGAGCGAGGTGTTGTCTGGCCTCGAAACGGCCCAGGCCGACTATCAGCAGCACCTGTCCGGCCTCGAAACCGGCGCTCTTGAGGCGCGCGAGGCCGCTGTGCAGCGCCTGCGGGAAGTGGAGGCTGGTTTTGCGCCGTCCCTGGCGGAGCTGGAGACCCAGGCCCGCGAAAAGGCGAGTGATGAGCAAAACCGCGTCCTGGGGAGCCTAGCGGCCCTCAGTCAGTCCCTCACGGAGCAGGCGACGGCGGATCGGGAGGCGATCGCCCAGGCGCGCGAGGCCCAGATTCAGCATCTGCAAACGGTCGCAGCGGAGTTTGCCGACCAAGTGAAGGCGGATCGAGAGGCGATCGCCCAGCAGCGCGAGGCCCATTCCCAGCACCTGGCCGATCTGCAAGCAGAATTTTCCGGCCAGATCGCGGGCTGGCGGGAAGCCCTGCAAGGGCAGCAAGGCGACGTTCTCAGCGGCCTCCAGCAGCTGGAGACGGACTACCGCGAGAAGCTGGCCGCCACCCAGGCCGACCTGCAGGGCCGCGCCGATCGCATTTATCAGGGCCTCGAAACCCTCAAAGCCGAAGTTTCGAACCAGTTTGAGACTCTGCAGCGATCGCTCACCGAGCGCCAAAGTGCTGCTCTGGACCAAGTAGAGACCCTGGAGACGGCAGCCACCCAGCAGCTGGGCGAGCTGCAAACCATGGTGCAGGCCCGCAAAGACGAGACCCTGCAAACCATTGAGCGGCTGGAGCAGACCCTGGCCGACCAGATGAAGCTGGTCCAAGAAGACGCCCAGGCCCAGAAAGCCGAAATCCTCGGCAAGCTGGCCGACATCACGCCCACGGCGATCGCCGCTGAGGCCATGGCCAATGTGCTGGAGCAGATTCAGGAGTTGTCGGAGCGCCTAGAGCGCCTGAGCACCAACCATCCAGAGCTGTTCTTGACGCCCGACGACCACATCACCGAGGCAGACGCCCTCTTCCTGGAGGGCCGCTTCGAGGAGGCGATCGCCCAGTACGATCAGGCCCTGGCGGTGCGATCGGACCTGCCCGAGGTTTGGCGGCAGCGCGGCGATGCCCTCTGGGAGCTCCAGCAGTACGAAGGCGCGATCGAGAGCTGGGACCAAGTCCTGGCGGCCGAGCCCGAGGACAGCCGCTGCTGGTTCCAGCGCGGCCTTGCCCTGCGGGAGCTGCGGCGCTACGAAGGCGCTCTGTCTGCCTTCAATCGGGTGGTCGAGCTGGAGCCCGAAAATGAGCGGGCCTGGTTCAATCGGGGCATGGCCCTGGGCCGCCTGCGCCAGCTCGAAGAGGCGGTCACGTCCTTTGACAAAGCGGTCGAGCTGAAGCCGGACTACCACGAAGCCTGGGTGGATCGGGGGGTGGCCCTCGGCAAGATGCAGCGCCACAAGGAAGCCTTTGAATCCTTTGATCAGGCGGTCCAGGTGACCCCTGGAGACGCGGTGGCCTGGCTCAACCGGGGACTGGCGCTGGAGGTTCTAGAGCGTTTTGACGACGCCATCGCGTCCTATGAGCAGGCCCTGACCGTGAACCCGGATCTGTACAAGGCCTGGAACTACAAGGGCTACTTGCTGGTGAAGCAGGAGAAAGATGACGAAGCGATCGCCTGCTTTGATCAGGCCCTGGCCATCCAACCAGACTACGCCGTCGCCCACTACAACAAAGCCGCCTGCTTTGGTCTCCAGGGCCGCCTGAAGCAGGCCCTCGAAAGCCTTTCCCAGGCGATCGCCCTCAACCCGCGCTACCGAGAAGAGGTCCGCAACGACCCCGACTTCGACGCCATCGCGGACGACGATCGCTTCTGGCAGCTCCTCGAGGGCTAG
- a CDS encoding phosphodiester glycosidase family protein, with protein sequence MGKIARVSHGQHANNRWRWVGAIAGSLPLIAYGGLHFQRPEVTPQQRDLFQGIRYERRIQPAPQPVVMHIVAVDLAAGVRPFVTPGQPGTPELQARTTRDFVETFDVQVAINGNFFYPFRAETPWDYRPRPGEAVNAVGLGMSNGVRYSAPEPSWPALCFDPSHRGAIAPDGDCPAGTQQAIAGDEILLAQGIASQLEDRTRYARTAAGLNAAGDRLWLVVVDHQQPRYSEGITLADLAQVLKDLGATDALNLDGGGSATLAVATPTGPTLLNAPNHTKLPTRERPVANHLGFYAQPHVSHN encoded by the coding sequence ATGGGAAAAATCGCGAGAGTCAGCCATGGTCAGCACGCAAATAACCGGTGGCGCTGGGTCGGGGCGATCGCCGGTAGCCTGCCCCTGATCGCATACGGGGGCCTGCACTTCCAGCGGCCCGAGGTCACCCCGCAACAACGGGACCTGTTTCAGGGAATCCGCTACGAGCGCCGCATCCAGCCTGCGCCCCAGCCAGTCGTGATGCACATTGTAGCCGTGGATTTAGCGGCGGGGGTGCGTCCCTTCGTCACCCCGGGACAGCCAGGGACGCCTGAGCTCCAGGCCCGCACAACCCGAGATTTTGTTGAGACCTTCGACGTGCAGGTGGCGATCAACGGCAACTTTTTCTATCCCTTTCGGGCCGAGACCCCTTGGGACTACCGACCGCGCCCCGGAGAGGCCGTCAACGCGGTGGGTTTGGGAATGTCCAATGGGGTGCGCTACTCCGCGCCCGAGCCGAGCTGGCCTGCTCTGTGCTTTGACCCTAGCCATCGCGGGGCGATCGCCCCAGACGGAGACTGTCCAGCGGGGACCCAGCAGGCGATCGCCGGGGACGAGATCCTGCTGGCCCAGGGCATCGCGTCCCAGCTTGAAGACCGCACACGCTACGCCCGCACCGCCGCCGGCCTGAACGCAGCAGGCGATCGCCTGTGGCTCGTGGTCGTCGATCACCAGCAGCCCCGCTACAGCGAAGGAATCACCCTGGCAGATCTGGCCCAAGTGCTCAAAGATCTGGGCGCGACGGACGCCCTCAACCTCGACGGCGGCGGTTCCGCGACCCTGGCAGTAGCTACGCCCACCGGCCCCACCCTCCTCAACGCTCCCAATCACACCAAACTGCCCACCCGCGAGCGGCCCGTCGCCAATCATCTGGGATTTTACGCCCAGCCCCATGTTTCACATAATTAA
- a CDS encoding pentapeptide repeat-containing protein, translated as MADSRDFSHQDLRNRSFRGQDLSFATFTQADLRGCDFSHADLRHADFTGARLGTTGRRWLGAIAPVIVATSVMVAALGPMIFGVLGSAPEAPAAAYASALYSSLAIAGLPPAFLGSQSPRWRRVLLVLSGAASGALLGFFHGGSAADNSPTMAIAGAVVGGLLAGGWTSYSASPLTQTVVLTASTLCAYGLAFLLGSGAIAHLTPQLDGNALSWMVAAGVAFWASVQSFGHLGTVVNRRAATCFWKADLEGAQLPDFAAADTTEARGIPRASASDS; from the coding sequence ATGGCTGACTCTCGCGATTTTTCCCATCAAGACCTCCGCAACCGCTCCTTTCGGGGCCAGGATTTGTCCTTTGCCACTTTTACCCAGGCAGACCTGCGGGGCTGTGATTTCAGCCACGCCGATCTGCGCCACGCCGATTTTACTGGGGCGCGTCTGGGAACGACCGGGCGGCGGTGGCTGGGGGCGATCGCCCCGGTGATTGTTGCGACGAGCGTGATGGTGGCAGCCCTCGGCCCCATGATTTTTGGTGTCCTGGGCAGCGCTCCGGAAGCGCCTGCCGCCGCCTACGCCTCGGCGTTGTACAGCAGTCTGGCGATCGCTGGCCTGCCACCTGCCTTTTTGGGCAGTCAGTCGCCCCGCTGGCGACGAGTCTTGCTGGTCCTGTCGGGGGCGGCCTCCGGGGCGCTGCTGGGGTTCTTCCACGGCGGCAGCGCGGCGGACAACTCTCCCACAATGGCGATCGCCGGGGCCGTGGTGGGCGGACTGCTGGCGGGCGGCTGGACGAGCTATTCTGCTAGCCCCCTGACTCAAACAGTGGTGCTCACGGCCAGCACGCTCTGCGCCTACGGCCTCGCCTTTTTGCTGGGGTCGGGGGCGATCGCCCACCTGACCCCCCAGCTGGACGGCAACGCCCTCAGCTGGATGGTGGCGGCAGGGGTGGCCTTTTGGGCCAGCGTGCAGTCCTTCGGTCACCTTGGGACCGTGGTCAATCGGCGCGCGGCCACCTGTTTCTGGAAGGCCGATCTGGAGGGCGCTCAGCTACCGGACTTCGCCGCCGCAGATACCACAGAGGCCCGAGGAATTCCCCGGGCCTCTGCCAGCGATTCTTGA
- a CDS encoding tetratricopeptide repeat protein, with translation MPVSPVLAQAVITHTAQPDSADLEQRGLILAQEAAQLAQFQQYELAVPRAKLATQLVPQNAEVWALLGSLYLEESEYDAGIEALERSRALDPEDSAVWFALGSAYFQKEDYSKTIEYLEAALKLKPDTAGGWFDLGNAYYKLNQFPKAIAQYERAVKEDAKFWPAINNIGLVLYEQGNVEGALAQWREAVLLDPKAAEPQLAIAVALYAKGDRDQGLTLGQTALELDGRYGNLEFLEENLWGAKLLNQAKMFLDTPKMQETMAQSQTQPSTDN, from the coding sequence ATGCCAGTTTCCCCAGTGTTGGCGCAGGCCGTGATCACGCACACCGCCCAGCCAGACTCTGCGGACTTGGAGCAGCGGGGGCTCATTTTGGCCCAAGAGGCGGCCCAACTGGCCCAGTTCCAGCAGTATGAGTTGGCGGTGCCGAGGGCCAAGCTGGCAACCCAGCTAGTCCCCCAAAACGCCGAAGTGTGGGCGCTCCTGGGCAGCTTGTATCTAGAAGAGAGCGAGTACGATGCGGGTATTGAAGCCCTAGAGCGATCGCGCGCCCTCGACCCCGAGGACTCTGCGGTGTGGTTTGCCCTGGGCTCGGCCTACTTCCAAAAAGAAGATTACTCCAAGACCATTGAGTATCTGGAGGCGGCCCTGAAACTCAAGCCCGATACCGCTGGCGGCTGGTTTGACCTCGGCAACGCCTACTACAAGCTCAATCAGTTTCCCAAGGCGATCGCCCAGTACGAGCGGGCGGTCAAAGAAGACGCCAAATTCTGGCCCGCCATCAATAACATTGGCCTGGTCCTGTACGAGCAGGGCAATGTCGAGGGTGCCCTCGCCCAGTGGCGCGAAGCGGTGCTCCTCGATCCCAAGGCGGCAGAGCCTCAACTGGCGATCGCCGTCGCGCTCTACGCCAAGGGCGATCGCGATCAGGGCCTCACCCTCGGCCAGACCGCCCTCGAACTCGATGGCCGCTACGGCAACCTGGAGTTTCTAGAAGAGAACCTCTGGGGCGCCAAGCTACTCAACCAGGCCAAGATGTTCCTCGACACGCCGAAAATGCAGGAAACCATGGCCCAGAGCCAAACGCAGCCCTCAACTGATAACTAA
- the queG gene encoding tRNA epoxyqueuosine(34) reductase QueG: MGTLTAAQIKDQAQRLGFHKVGIAPVGPWQDGAEARLQAWLEQGYQADMAWMADPRRQDITQVLPSARSLICLALNYYTPHPRPQGPEYAKISRYGWGRDYHRVLQRRLKALTLWLQDQAPEVEARYYVDTGPVQDKVWAQRAGLGWIGKNGNVITREYGSWVFLGEIVTNLVLEPDKPHTDHCGTCDRCLQACPTGAIAAPFVVDANRCIAYHTIENRSPALPEAIASHLQGWVAGCDICQDVCPWNQRFAKPSDIEDFQPYSWNVGPTLAELAQISEDDWQARFPASALRRIKPEMLRRNAQASLPAIADS, from the coding sequence GTGGGCACACTCACCGCAGCTCAGATCAAAGACCAGGCCCAGCGTCTGGGATTTCACAAAGTCGGTATCGCGCCCGTCGGCCCCTGGCAAGACGGGGCCGAAGCGCGTCTCCAGGCGTGGCTGGAGCAGGGCTATCAGGCGGATATGGCCTGGATGGCCGATCCGCGCCGCCAAGACATCACCCAAGTCCTCCCCAGCGCGCGATCGCTGATTTGTCTGGCCCTCAACTACTACACCCCCCACCCGCGCCCCCAGGGCCCTGAGTACGCCAAAATCTCTCGCTACGGCTGGGGCCGCGACTACCACCGGGTGCTCCAGCGCCGCCTCAAGGCCCTGACCCTCTGGCTCCAAGACCAAGCGCCAGAGGTCGAAGCTCGCTACTACGTGGACACCGGCCCCGTCCAGGACAAGGTCTGGGCTCAGCGGGCAGGCCTGGGCTGGATCGGCAAAAACGGCAATGTGATCACCCGTGAGTACGGCTCTTGGGTGTTTCTGGGCGAAATCGTCACAAACTTAGTGCTGGAGCCGGATAAACCGCACACGGACCACTGCGGCACCTGCGATCGCTGCTTGCAGGCCTGCCCTACCGGGGCGATCGCCGCGCCCTTCGTCGTCGACGCCAACCGCTGCATCGCCTACCACACCATCGAAAATCGCAGCCCCGCCCTGCCCGAGGCGATCGCCTCCCACCTCCAGGGGTGGGTCGCTGGGTGCGACATCTGCCAAGACGTGTGTCCCTGGAACCAACGCTTCGCAAAACCATCAGATATAGAGGATTTCCAACCCTATTCCTGGAATGTAGGGCCGACCCTGGCAGAACTGGCTCAGATCTCCGAGGACGATTGGCAAGCGCGATTTCCTGCCTCCGCCCTCCGGCGCATCAAGCCGGAAATGCTGCGGCGCAATGCCCAAGCCAGCCTCCCGGCGATCGCGGATTCTTGA